In one Chloroflexota bacterium genomic region, the following are encoded:
- a CDS encoding tRNA uridine(34) 5-carboxymethylaminomethyl modification radical SAM/GNAT enzyme Elp3, whose product MKKISRTISGVTPVAVMGKPTGCPGECIYCPTFPDAPKSYTPESPAVLRAKMCNYEPRRQVEERLRILLDMGHPADKVELIVMGGTFLAYPKDYQYRFVKDCYDGLNGNESPSLEAAKQRNEIAEHRCVGLCIETRPDWCREEEIKRMLEFGTTRVELGVQTLGDDIYRLVKRGHNVAEVVRATKLLKDHGFKVYYHWMPGLPGSSPERDLELSRELFDDDNFRPDGLKLYPTLVIAGTELEAWYRDDRYQPYPMDEMVGLMISIKTKVPGYVRIPRVMRDIPSKFIVAGCKDLALRSALKKRMGEIGIRCNCIRCREYGHRMRDGWKIREPNLIRRDYEASGGKEVFLSFEDEEETVFGLLRMRVGSSAVGNGDLAMVRELHVFGSEVPLGEKWSGTAQHRGLGGDLLKEAERIARDEFRARKMAVISGVGAREYFRSEYGYELDGDYMVKELVE is encoded by the coding sequence ATGAAAAAAATTTCAAGGACTATATCTGGGGTGACTCCAGTGGCTGTCATGGGCAAGCCAACAGGCTGTCCTGGCGAATGCATTTATTGCCCTACTTTTCCTGATGCACCTAAAAGCTATACCCCGGAATCGCCGGCAGTGCTCAGGGCCAAGATGTGTAATTATGAGCCTAGAAGACAGGTTGAGGAGAGATTGAGGATTCTTCTGGATATGGGGCATCCGGCTGACAAGGTGGAACTCATCGTTATGGGAGGCACCTTTCTGGCTTATCCTAAAGATTATCAGTACCGATTTGTAAAGGATTGTTATGATGGCTTAAATGGCAACGAGTCCCCCAGTTTGGAGGCAGCCAAGCAGAGGAATGAGATTGCTGAGCATAGATGTGTGGGGCTTTGCATTGAAACCAGGCCTGATTGGTGCCGGGAGGAGGAAATTAAGAGGATGCTGGAGTTTGGCACCACCCGGGTGGAGCTAGGGGTGCAGACACTGGGCGATGACATCTATCGGTTAGTGAAACGTGGACATAATGTAGCCGAGGTAGTGAGGGCTACCAAGTTACTGAAAGACCACGGTTTTAAAGTTTATTATCACTGGATGCCCGGATTGCCCGGTTCGAGCCCAGAGCGCGATTTGGAATTATCTCGGGAACTTTTTGATGATGATAACTTCAGGCCTGATGGACTAAAGCTTTATCCGACGCTGGTTATTGCTGGCACCGAGCTTGAGGCATGGTACAGAGATGACCGTTATCAGCCTTATCCGATGGATGAGATGGTAGGCTTGATGATAAGCATTAAGACCAAGGTCCCTGGCTATGTCAGGATTCCTCGGGTGATGCGTGATATTCCTAGCAAATTCATCGTTGCCGGCTGCAAAGATTTAGCATTGAGGAGCGCGCTGAAGAAACGGATGGGAGAGATTGGCATTCGGTGTAACTGCATCCGTTGCCGTGAATACGGGCATCGCATGAGGGATGGCTGGAAAATACGAGAGCCGAATCTGATAAGGCGTGATTATGAGGCATCTGGAGGAAAGGAGGTGTTTCTTTCCTTTGAAGATGAGGAGGAGACCGTATTTGGTCTGCTTCGGATGCGGGTAGGTTCCTCGGCAGTTGGCAACGGAGATTTAGCTATGGTCAGGGAGTTGCATGTCTTCGGTTCAGAGGTTCCTCTGGGGGAGAAGTGGAGTGGGACAGCTCAACATAGAGGGCTTGGCGGTGATTTGCTCAAGGAAGCTGAACGAATTGCCCGAGACGAATTTAGAGCTAGGAAGATGGCCGTTATCAGTGGTGTTGGTGCCAGGGAATATTTCCGCTCTGAATATGGCTATGAACTGGATGGTGACTATATGGTTAAGGAGCTAGTTGAGTAG
- a CDS encoding class I SAM-dependent methyltransferase, protein MTKFIKFVAVSTNREVFDEIAESWYRLRHWSRFTKELERMVNRWHKGRLLNVGCAHGPDFLPFKDNFELWGVDFSAKMAELAQKYATKFHLKVELTVADATSLPYIDNTFDWAIALATYHHIQGDKQRQKAFQELRRVLKPGGEAFITVWNRWQPNFWLRSKEVTMPWKSRGKILYRYYYLFSYPELRSLLTRAGFEIVTMLPEKSYRFPLKFFSRNICALVKK, encoded by the coding sequence ATGACAAAGTTTATCAAATTCGTAGCTGTGTCAACAAATAGGGAGGTATTCGATGAGATAGCTGAAAGCTGGTACCGGCTCAGGCATTGGTCTCGCTTCACCAAAGAGCTCGAGAGGATGGTAAACAGATGGCACAAAGGCAGGCTCTTAAATGTCGGTTGTGCCCATGGACCGGACTTTCTCCCTTTCAAGGACAACTTTGAGCTTTGGGGAGTAGATTTTTCTGCAAAAATGGCCGAACTGGCACAGAAATATGCCACGAAATTCCACCTCAAGGTCGAATTGACAGTAGCTGATGCCACTTCTTTGCCATACATCGATAATACATTTGACTGGGCAATAGCGTTAGCCACCTACCACCACATCCAGGGAGATAAGCAAAGACAAAAGGCTTTCCAAGAACTAAGGCGCGTCTTGAAACCCGGAGGTGAAGCCTTCATAACCGTGTGGAACAGATGGCAACCAAACTTCTGGCTAAGAAGCAAGGAGGTCACTATGCCCTGGAAATCGAGGGGCAAAATCCTTTACCGCTATTACTACCTCTTCTCCTATCCAGAACTCCGCAGTTTATTAACTCGTGCTGGCTTCGAAATCGTCACCATGCTCCCGGAGAAATCATACCGTTTTCCACTCAAGTTCTTCTCTCGAAACATATGTGCCCTGGTTAAAAAATAG
- a CDS encoding diguanylate cyclase has product MNIHALIPLIAAIAYIPLFIALVNNRPWHRQQRLFAAYLCAAVFWSLTDIFCRSDFFMAYKFLLVQVVIFAFLLTCVQSHYFVASFYRTVAFKFPVAYGIPALGIVLMALGYMPHSVIVNGGVTPVYGSWIYLLGFFLFTLAFMDVYFLVRKLRILADPEKRNQLVYLILGISLLSAFIGVSVTRFGREFPIAHVGNLTNAFVLSYVIVRHRLLDMRFVMRRGIVYSLMAGIFMAVYLLWLVLIHVVLHVDYSLASFLAVGLLTAVAAAAFWARARVYLYRRVDQIFYGERYGYREDLVEFLRRKAPVVSNLDEFGMELLVPITKAVGCSRAYLLFPEVGTNDIVVQFAQPAKEDDLSLRVRQDSPVVEWLKRENRYLSRENLDILPEFRGMWAEENDGLKALDMELLFPLLSRGNLVAVLALGRRESGKYSLEDVNLIETVTAQVATSLEKEYLQEELRKREQELALVNRLATVITSSLNIREVYDAFIVELREVVDIDWATIVLIEGDEMCFEVLSTGVGSDWEAGDKVPLKGTGTEWVAKRKKALVEPDLAKNRRFWTGEHHLKQGIRSIVYLPLVVKGEVIGSLIIASRQPKAYTPGQVRLLERLASQIAVPVENSRLYAEAEQRARIDQLTDLFNRRHFDVCMKQEIDRHSRYRSMLSLILLDLDFFKAYNDAQGHVAGDKILELMGKLINRAVRNTDLAFRYGGDEFAIILPQSATNDALVVAERVRGRIAAEMSKKDIRISASLGLASWPSDGVTADEVINAADRALYYAKETGGNRTCVASKMLPSLTETANARVATEKEVLSIIYNLAATIETVDPYTYGHSRKVTGYAVALAEAVGLPSEKVAVISTAAMLHDIGKVGIPDEVLNKAGKLEVESWELIRSHSKLSATIVGHVVSLISCLPAILYHHERWDGAGYPDGLKGEAIPIEARILSVADAFDAMTSSRPYRGKLSYKKVLQELKRCSGTQFDPKLVEAFLPIALSTAPEEVVVGEGEGSSKADS; this is encoded by the coding sequence ATGAATATACATGCTTTGATTCCCCTAATTGCTGCGATTGCCTATATCCCGCTATTTATTGCCCTTGTTAATAATCGCCCGTGGCACAGGCAGCAAAGGCTTTTTGCCGCCTATCTTTGCGCTGCTGTGTTCTGGAGTCTTACCGACATTTTTTGTCGTAGCGATTTCTTTATGGCTTATAAATTCCTCTTGGTTCAGGTTGTTATCTTTGCATTCCTGTTGACTTGTGTGCAATCTCACTACTTTGTAGCTTCTTTCTACCGGACTGTGGCTTTCAAGTTCCCTGTTGCCTACGGTATACCGGCATTGGGCATTGTCCTGATGGCGCTCGGTTATATGCCACATAGTGTCATTGTTAATGGTGGCGTTACCCCTGTATATGGTAGTTGGATTTACCTTTTAGGGTTTTTCCTATTCACTTTGGCCTTTATGGACGTATATTTCCTGGTACGAAAACTCAGGATTTTGGCTGACCCTGAGAAGCGCAATCAACTTGTTTATTTAATTCTCGGCATTTCACTTCTGAGTGCATTCATTGGTGTTAGTGTCACTCGCTTTGGCAGGGAGTTTCCCATTGCTCATGTCGGTAACCTCACTAATGCCTTTGTTTTGAGCTATGTCATTGTACGACATCGGCTGCTGGACATGCGCTTCGTTATGCGCCGGGGGATTGTTTATAGTCTTATGGCTGGCATATTTATGGCGGTGTATTTGCTATGGCTTGTCTTGATTCATGTAGTTCTGCACGTCGACTACAGCCTTGCCTCTTTTCTTGCCGTGGGATTGCTTACGGCTGTTGCAGCAGCTGCCTTTTGGGCACGGGCACGTGTTTACCTTTACCGAAGAGTCGATCAAATATTCTATGGCGAGAGGTATGGTTATCGTGAGGACCTAGTTGAGTTTCTTCGGCGTAAAGCTCCCGTTGTTTCAAACTTAGATGAGTTTGGCATGGAGCTGCTTGTACCTATCACCAAAGCTGTGGGTTGTTCTCGGGCATATTTGCTGTTTCCTGAAGTTGGCACCAATGACATTGTTGTCCAATTTGCTCAGCCTGCGAAAGAAGATGACTTGTCATTGAGGGTAAGACAGGATAGTCCTGTTGTGGAGTGGCTGAAGCGAGAAAATCGATATCTGAGCAGGGAAAATCTGGATATTCTTCCCGAATTTCGTGGCATGTGGGCTGAAGAAAATGATGGGCTAAAAGCTCTGGATATGGAATTACTGTTTCCTCTGCTAAGCCGCGGTAACTTGGTTGCCGTATTGGCGTTAGGCAGAAGAGAATCTGGCAAGTACTCGCTTGAGGATGTCAATCTGATTGAGACTGTCACCGCCCAGGTGGCAACAAGCTTGGAGAAGGAGTATCTCCAGGAGGAGCTCAGAAAGCGGGAGCAAGAACTAGCTCTGGTTAACCGGCTGGCCACAGTCATTACTTCCAGTTTAAACATACGAGAGGTGTACGATGCCTTTATAGTTGAGTTGAGGGAGGTGGTTGACATCGACTGGGCGACGATTGTCCTGATAGAAGGTGACGAAATGTGCTTCGAGGTTTTATCCACGGGGGTGGGGTCAGACTGGGAAGCGGGAGATAAGGTACCGCTTAAAGGCACGGGGACTGAGTGGGTAGCCAAACGCAAAAAGGCTTTGGTTGAGCCTGACCTGGCGAAAAACAGGAGGTTCTGGACCGGCGAACATCACTTAAAGCAGGGGATTCGGTCGATTGTTTATCTGCCACTGGTGGTGAAAGGTGAGGTGATAGGCAGTCTAATCATCGCTAGTCGTCAGCCGAAAGCTTACACTCCCGGTCAGGTTCGTCTTCTGGAGCGCTTGGCTTCTCAGATTGCCGTACCGGTTGAGAATAGCCGTCTTTATGCTGAAGCTGAGCAGAGGGCTAGGATTGATCAACTTACAGATTTGTTTAATCGCCGTCACTTTGATGTATGCATGAAGCAGGAGATAGACCGCCATTCTCGCTACAGGAGTATGCTGTCTTTGATTCTTCTCGACCTTGATTTCTTCAAAGCTTACAATGACGCGCAGGGGCATGTGGCTGGTGATAAAATTCTGGAACTAATGGGTAAGTTGATTAACAGGGCGGTAAGGAATACTGACCTAGCTTTTCGCTATGGAGGTGATGAGTTTGCTATCATCTTGCCGCAATCGGCGACCAATGATGCCCTTGTGGTGGCTGAGAGAGTTCGGGGAAGGATTGCAGCTGAGATGAGCAAAAAGGATATCAGGATAAGTGCCAGCCTGGGTCTAGCTTCCTGGCCAAGCGATGGAGTGACAGCGGACGAGGTTATCAATGCTGCTGATAGGGCGCTCTATTACGCTAAGGAGACGGGAGGCAATCGGACTTGTGTTGCCTCTAAGATGCTGCCTTCTTTGACTGAGACGGCTAATGCAAGAGTTGCAACCGAAAAAGAGGTTTTGAGCATCATCTATAACTTAGCAGCAACTATTGAAACTGTAGACCCGTATACTTATGGTCATTCACGGAAGGTGACTGGTTATGCTGTAGCTTTGGCTGAGGCTGTTGGTTTGCCTTCGGAGAAGGTGGCTGTAATCAGCACTGCGGCTATGCTTCATGATATCGGCAAAGTAGGCATTCCAGACGAAGTGCTTAATAAGGCTGGTAAGCTTGAGGTCGAATCATGGGAATTGATTCGATCGCATTCCAAATTGTCGGCAACTATAGTTGGCCATGTGGTCAGTTTGATTTCTTGTCTTCCGGCTATTCTCTATCATCATGAACGGTGGGATGGTGCTGGCTACCCGGATGGGCTAAAGGGTGAGGCTATCCCTATTGAGGCACGAATTCTCTCTGTAGCTGATGCCTTTGATGCCATGACGTCATCTCGGCCATATCGTGGTAAGCTGTCCTATAAGAAAGTACTGCAAGAGCTCAAGCGTTGTTCTGGCACTCAGTTTGACCCGAAGCTAGTTGAAGCATTTTTGCCTATTGCTCTGTCTACGGCTCCGGAGGAGGTGGTGGTAGGTGAAGGAGAAGGCAGTTCAAAAGCAGATTCATAA
- a CDS encoding GH3 auxin-responsive promoter family protein: MSKPIELFRQGRHEELWQMCCGFIDLSLEQFMAIQKRLLLEQIEMLKHCELGRKLMRDATPETVEEFREQVPLTTYADYYPELPEYREDSLPVKPIIWQHSTGRSAEYGFRLTPYKWAPVTPRFCHELGILMFGIGIFASCKKRGDVSGLKYCPKVVYTVAPRPYTSGVLTYIMKEEIAPEFLPPLEEAEKMSFEDRIELGFKQALSRGLDFFFGLPIVLVAVGEKLSRPSEKRDIRPLLSQPKVLLRLIKGLAKSKLARRQMLPRDLWSVSGIMCGGTDGVVLKEKIKKLWGRYPLDTYTCTEAGVISTQTWDYDGMTFIPNLNFLEFIPEAEYSKWQLDNSYQPKTVLLDEVKAGEKYEMVVTNFHGGAMVRYRVGDIIRITSLRNENMGIGIPQMAFEMRADDVIDVAGFLRLTEKTIWQAVENTNIPYADWTARKEMVEGRPVLHLYLELKDGYIASEKGVATAVLEQLRKFDEGTFYGNLARTGDSNPIEVTLLPEGAFDNYIAQRRAEGADLAHLKPRHINPSDTELSLLKAKVKAVPEVEVVAEAEAEAVARR; encoded by the coding sequence GTGTCTAAACCTATTGAGCTTTTCCGTCAGGGAAGGCATGAAGAGCTGTGGCAGATGTGCTGTGGTTTCATTGACCTCAGTCTGGAGCAGTTCATGGCTATTCAGAAGCGGTTGCTGCTGGAGCAGATTGAGATGCTGAAGCATTGTGAGCTGGGCAGGAAGTTGATGCGCGATGCCACGCCCGAGACTGTGGAGGAATTCAGAGAGCAGGTGCCACTCACTACTTACGCTGACTATTATCCCGAGCTTCCCGAATACAGGGAAGATTCATTGCCAGTGAAGCCTATAATCTGGCAGCATAGCACCGGAAGGTCAGCTGAATATGGTTTTAGACTAACCCCGTATAAATGGGCACCTGTCACTCCCAGATTTTGCCATGAACTTGGGATATTGATGTTTGGCATCGGGATTTTTGCCAGTTGCAAGAAGAGGGGCGATGTCTCCGGGCTTAAGTACTGTCCAAAAGTTGTCTATACTGTAGCTCCGCGACCTTACACTTCAGGTGTCTTGACCTATATCATGAAGGAAGAAATCGCACCGGAGTTCTTGCCGCCTCTGGAAGAAGCTGAGAAGATGTCCTTTGAAGACAGGATTGAGCTCGGCTTCAAGCAAGCCCTGTCCCGAGGGCTTGATTTCTTCTTCGGCTTACCCATTGTCCTTGTTGCCGTAGGGGAGAAGCTTAGCCGGCCGTCGGAGAAGAGAGATATTCGTCCTCTCTTGTCTCAACCAAAGGTATTGCTTCGTTTGATCAAAGGGCTGGCTAAGAGCAAACTAGCCCGTCGCCAGATGTTGCCCAGAGACCTGTGGTCAGTCAGTGGGATTATGTGCGGTGGTACCGATGGTGTTGTCTTAAAAGAGAAGATAAAAAAACTATGGGGTAGGTATCCTTTGGATACCTACACTTGCACCGAAGCTGGCGTCATATCTACTCAGACCTGGGACTATGATGGAATGACTTTTATTCCTAACCTTAATTTCCTGGAGTTCATCCCGGAGGCGGAGTATTCTAAATGGCAACTAGATAATTCCTACCAGCCGAAGACTGTCTTGCTTGATGAGGTTAAAGCTGGTGAAAAATATGAGATGGTCGTCACCAATTTCCATGGTGGGGCTATGGTCAGGTACAGGGTCGGAGATATAATCAGAATAACCTCGCTAAGAAACGAAAATATGGGCATTGGTATTCCGCAAATGGCATTTGAGATGCGGGCTGATGACGTTATCGATGTCGCCGGCTTCTTGCGACTGACCGAAAAGACAATATGGCAAGCGGTAGAGAATACCAATATCCCTTATGCAGACTGGACAGCGCGGAAGGAAATGGTCGAAGGCAGGCCGGTACTTCACCTTTATCTTGAGCTTAAAGACGGCTATATTGCCAGTGAAAAAGGTGTCGCCACAGCAGTGCTTGAGCAACTCAGGAAGTTTGATGAGGGTACTTTCTATGGAAACCTAGCTCGCACGGGTGACTCAAATCCAATAGAGGTTACCCTGTTGCCTGAGGGTGCCTTCGACAATTACATAGCTCAACGGCGGGCTGAAGGTGCCGATTTAGCTCATCTGAAGCCGCGGCATATAAATCCCTCGGATACAGAGCTCTCTCTGCTCAAAGCTAAGGTGAAAGCTGTGCCTGAGGTAGAGGTTGTAGCTGAAGCTGAAGCTGAAGCAGTGGCTAGGCGGTAG
- a CDS encoding MBL fold metallo-hydrolase: protein MVKDMIYRSSRPYESVQLADDFYCYVWQGSGNNCNTCLFANVLRGERPHVIVDPGHVTNEFGEACFDYLIKAMEGNSFGVGEIGLIINTHSHPDHCQANELVVKESEAWITLSEEEDEFRNTLGKKLYSMLGVKVPQFTPLFYLKEGNLSLGAKNKVELQIFHTPGHSPGSICLYWPDNKILITGDVVFYGSIGRTDFPSGSLSLLKKSIDRLSQLDVEFLVPGHSTEYGNIVKGKLNVERNFQAVKLFL, encoded by the coding sequence TTGGTAAAGGATATGATTTATCGGTCGTCGAGACCTTATGAGTCTGTGCAGCTTGCTGATGACTTTTACTGCTATGTCTGGCAGGGAAGCGGTAATAATTGTAATACTTGTTTGTTTGCTAATGTGCTACGGGGTGAGCGACCTCATGTCATTGTTGACCCGGGGCACGTAACTAATGAATTCGGCGAGGCCTGCTTTGATTACTTGATTAAGGCTATGGAGGGGAATAGCTTTGGGGTTGGTGAAATAGGATTGATAATAAATACTCATAGTCATCCTGACCACTGCCAGGCAAACGAGCTGGTGGTCAAAGAAAGTGAAGCCTGGATTACCTTGTCCGAGGAGGAAGACGAATTTCGTAACACATTGGGGAAGAAACTGTACTCGATGCTAGGGGTGAAAGTGCCACAGTTCACGCCTCTGTTTTATCTTAAGGAGGGAAACCTGAGTCTAGGTGCTAAGAACAAAGTTGAACTCCAGATTTTTCATACTCCGGGTCATTCTCCGGGTTCGATTTGCCTTTACTGGCCGGATAATAAGATTCTGATAACGGGAGATGTGGTTTTCTATGGCAGTATTGGCAGGACTGATTTCCCTAGCGGCAGCCTTTCATTGCTTAAGAAAAGCATCGATAGGCTATCACAGCTCGATGTGGAGTTTTTGGTTCCAGGTCACAGCACCGAGTATGGTAACATTGTGAAAGGCAAACTGAATGTGGAGCGTAACTTTCAGGCGGTTAAGCTGTTTCTTTAG
- the rtcA gene encoding RNA 3'-phosphate cyclase yields MIELDGSVKSGSGTLLRYGISLATLLVEELCMCNIRAGRDKPGLRHQHHQSVLACRDISQGVVQGADVGSMEIRYKPGREIKGGDYKWDIGTGGSTTMLAMTLLPLACFARGPSTFDISGGLFQDFAPSAYHMKYVLFPTLYKMGIKADLELRRPGYAEQGGGIIKVSVEPVAGRIKPIELVGCGGDSGIKGIAICSHLEQASVSDRMARECHRILKQEDYNAKIEVIYDTSASHEGAALAIWAETEACLFGSDRAGKKGRRAESIGSYVANNLIQDIRSGATVDRFLADQLVIYAALADGVTEYVIPRMTDHVEANLWLVEHILGSSGAKTEIVGNHIKIKGIGYSSR; encoded by the coding sequence GTGATAGAACTAGACGGCTCAGTCAAGTCAGGTAGTGGGACACTGCTGCGCTATGGTATAAGTCTGGCTACTTTGCTCGTTGAAGAACTGTGCATGTGTAATATCCGGGCGGGCAGGGATAAGCCTGGTTTACGGCATCAGCATCATCAATCAGTTCTGGCTTGCCGCGATATATCGCAGGGTGTAGTTCAAGGGGCAGATGTGGGCTCGATGGAGATAAGATACAAGCCGGGTCGGGAGATAAAAGGCGGCGACTACAAATGGGATATAGGTACCGGTGGCTCAACTACAATGCTGGCTATGACCTTGTTGCCTTTAGCTTGTTTTGCAAGAGGGCCAAGTACCTTTGATATATCAGGTGGACTCTTCCAGGATTTTGCCCCTTCGGCATATCACATGAAATACGTTCTTTTCCCTACCTTGTATAAGATGGGAATAAAGGCTGATTTAGAGCTCAGGCGCCCCGGCTATGCCGAACAAGGCGGCGGCATCATCAAGGTTAGCGTCGAGCCGGTGGCAGGGAGGATTAAGCCTATCGAGCTTGTTGGCTGTGGTGGAGACAGTGGGATAAAAGGGATTGCCATTTGTTCCCACTTGGAGCAGGCTAGTGTTAGTGACCGAATGGCAAGGGAGTGTCACCGAATACTCAAGCAAGAGGATTATAATGCCAAAATAGAGGTGATTTATGATACTTCAGCTAGTCATGAAGGTGCTGCCTTAGCCATTTGGGCGGAAACTGAAGCCTGTCTTTTTGGCTCGGATAGAGCTGGGAAGAAAGGAAGGCGAGCTGAGAGCATCGGCAGTTATGTGGCGAACAATCTTATTCAAGATATCAGGTCTGGGGCCACAGTTGATAGGTTTTTAGCAGACCAGTTGGTAATCTATGCCGCCTTGGCTGATGGTGTAACAGAGTATGTTATACCCCGAATGACCGACCATGTTGAGGCTAACTTATGGCTTGTAGAACATATTTTAGGTAGCTCTGGCGCTAAGACGGAGATAGTTGGCAATCATATCAAGATAAAGGGCATCGGTTATAGCTCTCGTTAG
- a CDS encoding HIT domain-containing protein — MEQIWAPWRIEYIRQAEKGGCFLCEKPKEANDESNLILRRGKGNFIILNFFPYNPGHLMVAPYRHIGHLDGLTDEEAKEHFELVKQSLRLLIEVIKPAGFNIGMNLGKVAGAGVDDHLHTHIVPRWRGDTNFMPVISNTKVLPEALAATYNKLKDGLRIVS, encoded by the coding sequence ATGGAACAAATCTGGGCGCCATGGCGAATAGAATACATACGTCAAGCTGAAAAAGGCGGCTGCTTTCTGTGCGAGAAACCTAAAGAAGCCAACGATGAGTCCAACCTAATCCTTCGGCGGGGCAAAGGCAACTTCATAATTCTGAACTTCTTCCCCTATAATCCAGGACATCTGATGGTAGCACCTTATCGCCACATAGGCCACCTTGACGGGCTGACAGATGAAGAGGCAAAGGAGCACTTCGAACTGGTTAAGCAGAGCCTCAGATTGTTAATCGAAGTAATAAAACCAGCCGGTTTCAACATCGGCATGAATCTAGGCAAGGTAGCTGGGGCTGGGGTAGATGACCATCTTCACACCCACATAGTACCTCGATGGCGGGGTGACACAAACTTCATGCCGGTGATTTCGAATACCAAAGTTTTACCTGAGGCATTAGCAGCGACTTACAACAAGTTGAAGGATGGTTTGCGGATTGTCTCTTAG
- the pheA gene encoding prephenate dehydratase, whose product MTKVAFQGESGAFSEDAVVTFFEDAELSPNRYIGDVFEAVLRDDVDFGVVPVENSQAGSINDTYDMLLSYPLNIFGEIHLRISHCLMALPGESLDRIKVIYSHPQALAQCEEFLRRLKADIVPTYDTAGSAKRIKEAGLKGCAAVASKRAAQIYGLETLAEKIETNVNNYTRFFVISKKKAQPAPKSKTSLVFGTKNLPGALYACLGAFATRGMNLTKLESRPSKDKPWEYIFYVDFEGHIDDRVWQEALTELKQKTNFIKILGSYPRAGD is encoded by the coding sequence ATGACTAAGGTTGCTTTTCAGGGGGAGAGTGGAGCATTCAGTGAAGATGCCGTAGTCACCTTCTTTGAGGATGCCGAGCTTTCCCCCAACCGTTATATAGGCGATGTTTTTGAAGCTGTGCTTAGAGATGATGTCGATTTCGGTGTGGTTCCGGTGGAGAATTCTCAAGCCGGCAGCATTAATGATACCTATGATATGTTGTTAAGTTATCCTCTAAATATTTTCGGTGAAATTCATCTCAGGATAAGCCATTGTTTGATGGCTTTGCCTGGGGAAAGTCTGGATAGAATAAAGGTGATCTATTCACACCCTCAGGCCTTAGCCCAGTGCGAGGAGTTTTTGAGGAGGCTCAAGGCTGACATTGTGCCTACCTATGATACTGCTGGTAGCGCCAAAAGGATAAAGGAAGCTGGTCTGAAGGGATGTGCTGCTGTGGCAAGCAAGCGAGCAGCTCAGATTTATGGTCTGGAGACCCTGGCGGAGAAGATTGAGACCAATGTCAATAACTACACCAGATTCTTTGTTATCTCCAAGAAGAAGGCTCAGCCTGCACCGAAAAGTAAGACGTCTCTGGTCTTTGGCACCAAGAACCTTCCTGGAGCGTTATATGCTTGCTTGGGGGCTTTTGCCACCAGGGGCATGAACCTGACAAAGTTGGAATCAAGGCCCAGTAAAGATAAACCATGGGAATATATATTCTATGTTGATTTTGAAGGGCACATAGATGATAGAGTTTGGCAGGAAGCCCTGACGGAGCTTAAACAGAAAACCAATTTCATTAAAATACTTGGCTCTTATCCCCGTGCCGGCGATTGA